The genomic window AAGCCAAGCTCTTCCATTTAACTGGCAGAAAATTTTCAGCAATGCAGCAAGAGGTTGAGGACTATTTAACACTATAGGAGGAAAGGCAGTCTATTAAGCCACTAGATTGACAGAAGCCATTAGACATGCATTGGGCAAACCAAACCACAAATTCACTTTATCAGAAGTCCAATAATAGCTACTCCTGTTACCAATCACATAATAAGACTCAAATCTGCTTTCCATTGTCTCAGGATGCAGTTAATGCAAAGCTCCTTAAGTAGGTTAGGGGATTGCAAAAAAATGGGGGGATGTTATTAGAAGAGATACCGAGTCCATGATGGAAGAAACCAAAATGATATCCATCACAAACTATAAACCTACCAGAAAACTAGTAACTACGACTATGTTTAGGAGTGGTCAATTTAACAAGATGCCATGATggattaacaaaataaaaaaggactaaCATCAAATTTCATAACAATCAATAAGGATTAAGAAAATAGTtctaaaacaatacaaatagcgtttttaatttcaccccttggAAGTTTAATTCTGGTAGCCTTAAGATGAGGCACACCAAGATCTTTCTAATGGGTAAAGATTCCAAGAACAATAGATCTAAAGTTTTTGCTGCCACTCCTGACATGATGTCTTTCGTTTCTTTGCTGGTGTGCTTCAGCACCAAAGCACTAAAGCAGTATTAGAAGCAGTTCggcaaatttttaaatatatatagataccCATGAACTTCTTTTTAAAGCATTTGTGACATGCCTCTTTTGTCGATTAACTTCtcaaaaaacttataattattaTGGATGATGTTATACAAGTTTTTACTCCAAATTTATTCAGGTCTATGGCCCTCTCACTAATCCACATAGACTCCAAGGTAAAAATGAGCATCTGTTAGGCGATCTTTACGAGTATCAATGGTAAATTGAACAGACCGGAGTTTCTAACCATTATTAAGCATTCAGGAGAGAGAAGTTCCATGATGCACTACCCTGCCTACAAATTTCACTAAACCTTATTCACAGTATCACAATTAACATATGCCCTAATTCATGAAGcaaattataatagaaaaaaatgagaagCAACAATCAATACGTACAAGCAAACATTTACAGCTTCATTAAGTAAAAGCTCCAAACCCAAGAATCCAGTgcataacaacaaaaacaagcGCTACTAACACTACCATTTCCACTCTTGATTCAAAATCCAATAACAAGAGTAACTAAAACACATAAATCCATgataacaaataacaaaatccaaaatcattgggacaacaataatcaaatatagCAGCATAACATCATTTCCcacttttcattcaaaattccACAACACTTGGCATCTGAAATACAATCAACCCACAAAGAATACATagcaaaatcccaaaaaatCATATTACCTGAAGTCAGAACTATCATAACAAACTATTGAAATTCCGCTCCCTAAACCCCCTCAATCTCCATTTCAGCTTCAGTGCTTCCCGAATCCTCAATCTCCAAACAGCCAATCCTTTCACTTTCCTCCAAAACTGACCAATTAGGTGATTTCACTGCTCTCAACCACTTGAAATCATCCACATTTCCCcaattttctttctcctcttccAGCCCTGCTTTCGTCAAATCCTCCTCAATGCCCACATACCTCAAACAATACGGCGCAAACCTCACACCTCCACAATCTTCAATTATCGGTCTACTCCTCactctcaaataaaaatcacaacttTTCGCATTATGTATCCTTATCTGATGCGATGCTAACACGAACACGCAGTTCTCGACTTCCTCTAACAAAATTGAACCAATCACAGGTCCCGTATAAACCCTACAATTCCTCAATCTGTTAACAAATAATGCGTTAATGCAGCCGATCAATCTCACTTCACATGAATCCAAATCCGATAGCGTAAACTCCCCAATCTctttaaaattcttgaaatttttgcttaaaatttggttttctttgtttcgaATTCCAGGTGAATCGCGAATTGATTGAGGTATGTGAGATGGATTTGGTGGGATTGGATTTGTATTTGAATTACCGGGATTTGGTTTACTAGTGGATTTGTTTTTGAAGGAGAATTTCTTCTTGGGGAGAAGTTGAGAATTCAAATTCTCTAGAGATTGTTTTAAATTCTCGATGCATTTGAGAGAGGAGCGGAGTTCGTAAGAAGGGAGAAAGTAGGAGCTTTCGGCGACGAGTTTTTCGAGGGAGGAGATGGAGGAGGAGATATTAGCGAGGTGAGATTTTAGGAGAGTAGGATCTGGTGTGTTAGGCGAGTTGTTGAGTTGAGATTCGATTGAGCGTTTGGATTCTGTGAAAGTGGAGAGGAAGGAGGCCGTGGAATcaatggtggtggaggtggtagCGGTTTTTTGGCGGGATTGGTGGCGATTGGAGAGACGGTCTAGCATTGCTTGGTGCTTTTTTTGGAGCGTGGCGTCAATGGAACTGGCTGGGTTTGGACTTGGGAGATCTGACTGCGGCGGCGGCAATTCTTCTTCCATGGTTGTTTGTGCTGGTGGAGGGTGGAGAAGGGAATGGAACTGAGCGGGAGGAGTGAAATGAAATGAAGGAGCACGAAACAGCAGCGTTTAGggataaaacaatattaacaagACACACTCTCTAGTTTTCTTTTTGGCTTGACGAGGATCGCTAGTCATTGGTTAATACATCGTAATATAAAGTAGAAGAGGTGGAGAAAAAGAAGACAtgcttttctatgttttttattttaaaaatacaaagattcaatttaaaattgtttttattattaaaaaaaatttattcttttatatttattctttccatcattataattatatatataaaaaaattaaaagagtttaATACTTCACTCTACATATACTcatatttcaatataaatatgcatagtaaaataattttaacttcCACAAACAAaatcgattaattttttttttgaggcaATACGATCTTTTCATAataattcatatattattatcaaattaatcaataataaattgattttaatattttatataataaaattatttatctatttttgaaaGCAACGATATAAAATTGCTCTTAGAAGCGTTTAAGTCCTCTGTATTATTCTAGGCATGGTAAAATAATCTTGTTaccttttaaaatcataaaattattaaattaatgtaaaaggatatttttatattttcattaaagttttttttaattataatcatgttgattttgaaaaaattgatattttttaacaaatataaaatattatttcaataaaagagTGGGTGGCACGTTTAAGGTACATGCCAGCGAGTGGGAGCAACTTAAACTTTTTGAGCAACGCGTGTAACCTCCCCCTACAATGGCCAAAAATATTCAACTATTATacacaaagttattaaacccggttcgggaattgacccggtcaaagggccgggtcccgggttttatgggtcaacccgggttaacccgggtcaacccataaaACCCAGGTTATTTTGTGGAACCCGATGTTAATCTACCCTATTGTTTTGTGCAGAGAGAGAAATGACTTTTAATCCCATCACCGTCACCTCACAAACACAAAGTTCATCTACTCTCTGTTCCTTCACTTTCCCATgctttaaaagttaaaaacatcACACAAATCTTCTCTCTTTTACATCTTTCCCCTCACAAAGTTAAAGACTTGTTGACAGTAATAAAGCCTGCGGTGCTGGTACTGCTACAGTGCTACATGTTGCCTCTCTCTCTCAGTGTTAATAAAGCCTACTAGATGTTAAACATAGATTCCAGAAAGTGGAGCCGACTTAGGATCCAAATACGTTCAAATCCAGTTCCAATCtggataaaagaaagaagaggatgaGAATCACGGCGGAGAGCTACTACCACTGGGAAGAAGAAAGCTTTTAGTACACGATTCCCCGCTCTTAGTCATCGCTCTGTGAAGGAGTGGGTGAATAAACATCCGGCAAAGGCTCGTCGGTTTTGTTTTGGAAGACAATAATGCTTGTCTTtaaacagacaaaaaaaaagagggtcgATCCACCACAAAGGGACGTATTCAACCCTGTTTTGAAGCAAAGCAAGGAAAGGCCTCAAGATCTCCAAACCCAGCTATCATCTCAAGCAGATCCAACTTCAAAAcgccgggtctcgtccgggttcgcccgggtcgTCCGGGTtatgggtcgacccgccgggtcgactgggttttgccgggttgttGCACCGGccggtcttttaacaaacccgaactggtccagccaccgggtcgaccgggttccgggttaacccgccgggccgggccgggtttaatagcTGTGATTATACatactaatatatataataaaaggatGCAAGTAGTATTATGAGTGGTGGTGGaatttttcctccttttttttttctcttcacacCTTGAGACTTGTGTTGCgccaaccaaaataaaaagttacccttccatttgtttttatttcaattgtagtcttttattttattgaccgctctttatttgttttaaattttaatttttgtttcaattacaTCACttactattttgttttattttatttttataacaaatatttgatttctatttaatttttatattattttttaaatttaattttttttaatttcattccttgtcattttaatttattttattttaatatcaaatttgatcattgttcttttaatttatgctcttttaaaattggttttatttttattttttctcatcctttaacatttgatttattgagaattaggttttctagtttttttcaataCAGTGATCATAATCTATGACCCAAGTCACGAGTATGAAATGTTAACCATAATTGATatggtctttttttatatatatacatcgattatttttaaaaaatttatcatttaatattaagtttattgaagactgagcttttttatttttttttgttttcaatgatgATAATCCGCCCTCACAACCTAGGTCATGAATTGGACATGCTAATTAGAATTGGCTCGAGGCTTTTACAtcattctatttcattttatttttatgttgaattttgttctttttttttttaatcgtccttttttttttttttgctttggatCTGTTTTTtagattgcttttattttttcaattttatcattcaacatttaattggttgaaaattgggttttataattttttcaatgtggtgATCACGATCTTATAACCCAAGATCATGAGTATGAAATGTTAATTCAGATTCCCATCAGTTTTTTTtacactgaatttttttttcaaacactgGGTTTAATGATGATCCAacttctttatttgtttatattttgctTTACATGAGGGTAGTTAGCCTCACGACTCGTGCCGTAtgtttatcatattaatttatattaacccGGGgcttttacattattttattttaatttaattttatgtcaaatttgatctttattcttttaattattttttgtgcttgtgatttttttaattttttttaatttcattattcaatattaaattgttgaGAATTgaagtttctaattttttttatatgatga from Populus trichocarpa isolate Nisqually-1 chromosome 5, P.trichocarpa_v4.1, whole genome shotgun sequence includes these protein-coding regions:
- the LOC7479193 gene encoding tubulin-folding cofactor C, giving the protein MEEELPPPQSDLPSPNPASSIDATLQKKHQAMLDRLSNRHQSRQKTATTSTTIDSTASFLSTFTESKRSIESQLNNSPNTPDPTLLKSHLANISSSISSLEKLVAESSYFLPSYELRSSLKCIENLKQSLENLNSQLLPKKKFSFKNKSTSKPNPGNSNTNPIPPNPSHIPQSIRDSPGIRNKENQILSKNFKNFKEIGEFTLSDLDSCEVRLIGCINALFVNRLRNCRVYTGPVIGSILLEEVENCVFVLASHQIRIHNAKSCDFYLRVRSRPIIEDCGGVRFAPYCLRYVGIEEDLTKAGLEEEKENWGNVDDFKWLRAVKSPNWSVLEESERIGCLEIEDSGSTEAEMEIEGV